In one window of Ruminococcus albus AD2013 DNA:
- the tnpB gene encoding IS66 family insertion sequence element accessory protein TnpB yields the protein MLNDLAADAQVYLVTGYTDLRRGIDGLATIVQAQLRLDPFSKALFFVLRQDVVTASKVCCGRAYPQVFVIRTFLWNKA from the coding sequence ATGCTGAATGATCTGGCAGCGGACGCACAGGTCTATCTTGTTACGGGATACACCGACCTTCGACGCGGGATAGACGGACTTGCGACTATCGTTCAGGCTCAGCTTCGACTTGACCCGTTCTCGAAAGCATTGTTTTTTGTTCTGCGGCAGGACGTTGTGACCGCATCAAAGGTCTGCTGTGGGAGGGCTTATCCGCAGGTTTTTGTTATCCGAACATTTTTATGGAACAAGGCTTGA